One segment of Pantoea sp. Lij88 DNA contains the following:
- the hofQ gene encoding DNA uptake porin HofQ, with protein sequence MIRIATLLLVISCLLPVHAADEEPLSLTFDNAPVERILQALADYQQINLMIAPEVEGSLSLRLDNLPWHQALDLVARMAKLTLIEQDNVLLVYPESWQQAQQQAREAEQQERLQQTPLQQRVVIVRYASASEVHASLLRERQSLMTERGSVTVDKRTNALLLRDTAAALEETERWIRALDLPLEQIELSAHIVTISEEHLQELGVKWGLQAGDAAVTDILHHPRLDIPLAVSSPGVSVGMALARIGGQLLDLELSALEQENQIDIIASPRLFTSHQQTASIKQGTEIPYEVSAGNSGATSIEFKEAVLGMEVTPTISGNGRIQLKIHISQNMPGRSIRTGNSDILSIDKQEIETQVTVSDGQTLALGGIFQQQRSRGANKVPLLGNVPLIGGLFRQQTEQRKKRELVIFITPRLVREAALTAG encoded by the coding sequence ATGATAAGGATAGCCACCCTGCTGCTGGTCATCAGCTGTCTGCTGCCGGTACACGCCGCTGATGAAGAACCGCTCAGCCTGACATTTGATAATGCGCCGGTAGAACGTATTTTACAGGCGCTGGCAGACTATCAGCAGATCAATCTGATGATTGCGCCAGAGGTTGAAGGTTCGTTATCGCTGCGGCTGGATAACCTGCCGTGGCATCAGGCGCTGGATTTGGTGGCGCGCATGGCAAAGCTGACGCTGATAGAACAGGATAATGTCCTGCTGGTCTATCCGGAGAGCTGGCAGCAGGCTCAGCAGCAGGCACGGGAAGCGGAGCAGCAGGAGCGGTTACAGCAGACGCCATTGCAGCAGCGCGTCGTGATAGTGCGCTATGCCAGTGCCAGTGAGGTGCATGCCAGCCTGCTGAGGGAACGACAGTCGCTGATGACTGAGCGCGGCAGCGTGACGGTCGATAAACGCACCAACGCTCTGTTGCTGCGCGATACGGCGGCGGCTTTGGAAGAGACGGAACGCTGGATACGGGCGCTGGACCTGCCACTGGAGCAGATTGAGCTGTCGGCGCACATCGTCACCATCAGCGAAGAGCATCTGCAGGAACTGGGCGTGAAATGGGGATTGCAGGCGGGGGATGCCGCAGTGACGGATATCCTGCATCATCCCCGGCTGGATATTCCGCTGGCGGTCAGTTCACCGGGCGTCAGCGTGGGTATGGCGCTGGCGCGTATCGGCGGCCAGCTTCTGGATCTGGAGTTAAGTGCGCTGGAGCAGGAGAACCAGATCGACATCATCGCCAGTCCACGTCTTTTTACCTCACATCAGCAGACCGCCTCGATTAAGCAGGGCACTGAAATCCCTTATGAAGTGTCAGCAGGAAACAGCGGTGCCACCAGTATTGAGTTCAAAGAAGCCGTGCTGGGCATGGAGGTGACACCGACCATTTCCGGCAATGGTCGCATCCAGCTGAAAATCCATATCAGTCAGAATATGCCGGGTCGCAGCATCAGAACCGGTAATAGCGACATATTATCCATTGATAAACAGGAAATTGAGACTCAGGTCACGGTCAGTGACGGGCAAACTCTGGCATTAGGCGGTATCTTTCAGCAGCAGCGTAGTCGTGGCGCAAATAAGGTGCCGCTGCTGGGAAATGTGCCACTGATTGGCGGGTTGTTTCGTCAGCAAACGGAGCAGCGCAAAAAAAGAGAGCTGGTAATCTTCATTACGCCGCGATTGGTCAGGGAAGCAGCGCTTACGGCTGGATAA